Proteins from a single region of Phycisphaeraceae bacterium D3-23:
- a CDS encoding CotH kinase family protein — MPLVNELLAVNDNGLVDEDGNHSDWLELYNAGDTALDLTGWFLTDDASDLERWALPGVSLSAGEYLVVFASGEDRAIAGSELHTNFKLSSGGEYLALIEPDGNTIAHEYAPTFPTQSADVSYGLAFDNPGDPGFLATPTPGQANGAVSVQESVSFSHAANVFTGSFQLTLSGAGAGQTISYTLDGSVPNSASPVYSGPITIGSTTQVRALIRESGMADGRVTTMSYSRLGADVLAFASRLPILLIENFGGGEIPGKGWNQTGGGIVQVPRQASAVTVFGNGSGDATFTGDVDLHSLSGIRERGAFSTTFPKPGYSLETWGENGDDQDVDVFGMPGESDWVLYAPNASNDQTLMNNQFMFALANQMGLWAPQVQYVEAFINTDGGDVTMDDYVGLYVWTEKVKRTEGRIDFEAFNDEGTEGGFLLSINRQDAIPEGLPSDTAQPSFHTAGPDGVLQTSPNSEGIADDIPRQYNAYLNYEHPNGYAINQTQRNAIGAWFQEMEDVLYGRTAAAWNDPVEGYAKYIDVENFIDYYILHNLSKNQDGLLLSMWVYNPDPNNGGKLTMGPPWDHDLGSFEGSAETDLLHRADRLWYARLFQDPAFIQQYQDRWQMWRQSVLTESNMFAIFDNYFAEIGIDAILRDGVTDLPNEIDQVKIWLSARVAALDAQFTVPPVFSQNGGEVDPGYGLSMTAPAGAIYYTTNGDDPRLADGNINPGAQFYDGTAITTQLIDAGSSWRYLDDGSDQGTAWRNAGFNDTTWDTGDAQLGYGDGDENTTVSFGPDSENKHITTYFRSTFNVTDPAAFTAVVLNLLRDDGASVYINGKEVVRSNMPGSLGDNTITHTTFAASSVSDNAESTLFYDYIIDTRDLVAGLNTIAVEIHQNVGNSSDISFDLELLGQTATDPPITLSQSQTLTARARLGTSWSGLARADFFVGTRQADATNTRITELHYNPLGPSAAEELAGYTDGDQFEFIEVLNISADTIDFKGVSFGAGLTMTVADFAELAPGQRGVFVSDPAAFQERYGTGINILGSYTGNLSNGGEPLSLNDNKLGNAIIAFTFEDGTGTPGSGEEDWPTTPDGDGPSLVVRDTEADYNDGNNWAASTTTHGTPGSEEALGVPGDITGDGFVGAADLDALLALWGDAAGSSPQATAADLNGDGTVNSSDLTIVIDNFGSGTPPAAPTSNGEIPTDNDDGVDDTNGSGNALATPTRPASAMEPSRQRPPRDPGPAAPARRTEPGIASTSARSQPETSALQSRSANAIMLDALALTRPLSPSALLVSPAVTTESRATAVRPKPRYDAMSIRPAPQPACAMTGKRIK; from the coding sequence GTGCCACTTGTCAATGAGTTACTCGCGGTAAATGACAACGGGCTTGTGGATGAAGACGGGAACCACAGCGACTGGCTCGAGTTGTACAACGCCGGCGATACCGCGCTCGATCTCACGGGCTGGTTTCTCACGGATGACGCGTCAGATTTAGAGCGGTGGGCACTACCCGGGGTATCACTCTCAGCCGGTGAATACCTAGTGGTCTTCGCGTCAGGCGAGGACCGTGCAATAGCAGGCAGCGAGCTGCACACCAATTTCAAGCTCAGCTCGGGCGGCGAGTATCTCGCGCTCATCGAGCCCGATGGCAATACGATCGCCCACGAATACGCCCCCACGTTCCCGACGCAGTCGGCTGATGTGTCATACGGCCTTGCGTTTGATAACCCGGGCGACCCAGGATTTCTTGCGACACCTACACCGGGCCAGGCAAATGGCGCAGTATCGGTGCAGGAGAGCGTCTCGTTCTCGCACGCCGCCAATGTCTTCACGGGCTCGTTCCAGCTCACGCTATCCGGCGCAGGCGCAGGCCAGACTATCAGTTACACCCTCGACGGCTCGGTCCCTAACAGCGCTTCGCCGGTGTACTCCGGCCCGATCACGATCGGTTCGACGACGCAGGTCCGCGCGCTGATCCGAGAGTCAGGCATGGCCGACGGCCGAGTGACGACGATGAGCTACTCGCGCCTCGGCGCGGATGTCCTGGCCTTCGCCTCGCGGCTCCCGATCCTCCTCATCGAAAACTTCGGCGGCGGCGAAATCCCCGGCAAGGGCTGGAACCAGACCGGCGGCGGGATCGTCCAGGTCCCCCGCCAGGCGTCTGCGGTCACCGTGTTCGGTAACGGTAGCGGCGACGCAACATTCACCGGCGATGTCGACCTGCACAGCTTGTCCGGCATCCGCGAGCGCGGCGCGTTCTCGACCACATTCCCCAAACCCGGCTACTCCCTCGAGACCTGGGGCGAGAACGGCGACGACCAGGATGTCGATGTCTTCGGCATGCCCGGCGAATCTGACTGGGTCCTCTATGCACCCAACGCGTCCAATGACCAGACCCTGATGAACAACCAGTTCATGTTCGCGTTGGCCAATCAGATGGGGCTGTGGGCCCCGCAGGTGCAGTACGTCGAGGCATTCATCAACACCGACGGCGGCGACGTGACGATGGACGACTACGTCGGGCTCTACGTCTGGACCGAGAAGGTCAAACGCACCGAAGGCCGCATCGACTTCGAAGCGTTCAACGACGAGGGCACCGAGGGCGGTTTCCTGCTGTCGATCAACCGGCAGGACGCGATCCCCGAAGGGCTGCCGTCCGACACAGCCCAGCCCAGCTTCCACACCGCTGGCCCCGACGGTGTCCTGCAAACATCGCCCAACAGTGAAGGCATCGCCGACGACATCCCCCGCCAATACAACGCCTACCTGAACTACGAACACCCCAACGGCTACGCCATCAACCAGACCCAGCGCAACGCCATCGGCGCGTGGTTCCAGGAGATGGAAGATGTCCTCTACGGCCGCACCGCCGCCGCGTGGAACGACCCCGTCGAGGGCTACGCAAAATACATCGACGTCGAAAACTTCATCGACTACTACATCCTCCACAACCTCTCGAAGAACCAGGACGGCCTGCTCCTCTCGATGTGGGTCTACAACCCCGACCCCAACAACGGCGGCAAGCTCACCATGGGCCCGCCTTGGGACCACGACCTCGGCTCGTTCGAGGGCTCCGCCGAGACGGACCTGCTCCACCGCGCCGACCGCCTCTGGTACGCGCGGCTGTTCCAGGACCCCGCCTTCATCCAGCAGTACCAGGACCGCTGGCAGATGTGGCGGCAGAGCGTCCTGACCGAGTCGAACATGTTCGCCATCTTCGACAACTACTTCGCCGAGATCGGCATCGACGCCATCCTCCGCGACGGCGTCACCGACCTCCCCAATGAAATCGACCAGGTCAAGATCTGGCTCTCCGCCCGCGTCGCCGCGCTGGACGCCCAGTTCACCGTCCCCCCCGTGTTCAGCCAGAACGGCGGCGAGGTCGACCCCGGCTACGGCCTCTCCATGACCGCCCCCGCCGGCGCGATCTACTACACCACCAACGGCGACGACCCCCGCCTCGCCGACGGCAACATCAACCCCGGGGCCCAGTTCTACGACGGCACCGCCATCACCACCCAACTCATCGACGCCGGCTCATCCTGGCGCTACCTCGACGACGGCAGCGATCAGGGCACCGCATGGCGCAACGCAGGGTTCAACGACACCACCTGGGACACCGGCGACGCACAGCTCGGCTACGGCGACGGCGACGAAAACACCACCGTCTCCTTCGGCCCTGACAGCGAAAACAAACACATCACCACCTACTTCCGATCGACCTTCAACGTCACCGACCCCGCCGCCTTCACCGCCGTCGTCCTCAACCTCCTCCGCGACGACGGCGCCTCCGTCTACATCAACGGCAAGGAAGTCGTCCGCAGCAACATGCCCGGCTCCCTCGGCGACAACACCATCACCCACACCACCTTCGCCGCCAGCAGCGTCAGCGACAACGCCGAGTCCACCCTCTTCTACGACTACATCATCGACACCCGCGACCTCGTCGCCGGCCTCAACACCATCGCCGTCGAGATCCACCAAAACGTCGGCAACAGCTCCGACATCAGCTTCGACCTCGAACTCCTCGGCCAGACCGCCACCGACCCGCCGATCACCCTCAGTCAATCGCAAACCCTCACCGCCCGGGCGCGCCTGGGGACGAGTTGGAGCGGACTCGCCCGGGCTGACTTCTTCGTCGGCACGCGACAGGCCGACGCGACCAACACCCGGATCACCGAACTGCACTACAATCCGCTGGGCCCAAGCGCCGCCGAAGAACTCGCTGGCTATACCGACGGCGACCAGTTCGAGTTCATCGAAGTCCTCAACATCTCCGCCGACACCATCGACTTCAAGGGCGTCTCGTTCGGGGCCGGCCTGACCATGACCGTCGCCGACTTCGCCGAGCTCGCGCCAGGGCAGCGCGGCGTCTTCGTCAGCGACCCCGCCGCCTTTCAGGAGCGATACGGCACAGGCATCAATATCCTCGGCAGCTACACCGGCAACCTCTCCAACGGCGGCGAGCCCCTCTCCCTCAACGACAACAAACTCGGCAACGCCATCATCGCCTTCACCTTCGAAGACGGCACCGGCACCCCCGGAAGTGGCGAAGAAGACTGGCCCACCACCCCCGACGGCGACGGCCCATCACTTGTCGTCCGCGACACCGAAGCCGACTACAACGACGGCAACAACTGGGCCGCATCCACAACAACCCACGGCACCCCCGGCAGCGAAGAAGCTCTCGGCGTCCCAGGCGACATCACCGGCGACGGCTTCGTCGGTGCCGCCGACCTCGACGCACTCCTCGCCCTCTGGGGCGACGCCGCAGGTTCATCACCCCAAGCCACCGCCGCCGACCTCAACGGCGATGGCACGGTCAACAGCTCCGACCTCACCATCGTCATCGACAACTTCGGGTCCGGCACCCCGCCAGCGGCCCCCACCAGTAACGGCGAAATACCCACAGATAACGACGACGGCGTTGACGACACGAACGGCAGTGGCAACGCCCTCGCAACTCCCACGAGACCGGCATCTGCCATGGAACCCTCTCGCCAACGACCGCCGCGTGACCCGGGTCCCGCTGCGCCGGCGCGTCGCACTGAGCCGGGCATCGCCTCCACCTCAGCACGGTCACAACCGGAAACATCAGCCCTCCAGTCGCGCTCGGCCAACGCTATCATGCTGGACGCCCTAGCCCTGACTCGGCCGCTCTCGCCAAGTGCGCTATTGGTGTCACCGGCCGTCACCACCGAATCCCGCGCGACGGCGGTCAGGCCCAAGCCTCGGTACGACGCGATGTCGATACGCCCCGCGCCACAGCCCGCCTGTGCAATGACCGGCAAGCGAATCAAGTAA
- a CDS encoding type II secretion system F family protein, producing MHEQDPHQAKPNGAPHAHPGVTHEPASATHATPRPQAPHKRFSPPGVSPILLLVHLLNVSVMGIPAVVFIGLLVIGFGIVLGPFFSVLMLFALLMALVMLSAAVRRIKQERSATILGYLEVATRLNLPLPEFLDALWRGEGTAVGKRAAGMSHTLRMGGGLGEGLFLHVPELPAHRAAAVWRGEQAGRMREAVAYVVDATRRDHRETRSANTDAALQYALTVMIIMLGLMGLMSALIIPKYIEIFNDFETELPWLTRALFEQSSVFAPLLVLIASGALLVIVGWAVFGIFLSPEKVSGALRRIFEPVWWRVPVLSASGRYRALADACFLIEQAMRAGLPLPDAIELAAHPAGSVVLDARLRRFARGLRDGEPLPDAARAAKLPALVTGMLGTANAAQQPAETFAYLRRYYTHRVSPAEMLIRAAALPVMTLLAATGVALFVFALMLPLVALMETAIENTGYAG from the coding sequence ATGCACGAACAGGACCCCCATCAGGCCAAGCCAAACGGCGCGCCGCACGCGCACCCCGGCGTGACGCATGAGCCGGCCTCTGCAACACACGCGACGCCGCGACCCCAAGCGCCACACAAGCGTTTCTCCCCGCCCGGCGTGTCGCCGATCCTCCTGCTGGTTCATTTGCTCAATGTGTCGGTGATGGGTATCCCGGCCGTGGTCTTCATCGGCTTACTGGTCATCGGGTTCGGCATTGTGCTCGGGCCGTTCTTCTCGGTGCTGATGCTCTTCGCGCTGCTCATGGCGCTGGTGATGCTGTCGGCGGCGGTGCGCCGGATCAAGCAGGAACGCAGCGCGACGATCCTGGGCTATCTCGAAGTGGCGACGCGGCTGAATCTGCCCCTGCCCGAGTTTCTTGATGCGCTCTGGCGCGGCGAGGGCACGGCCGTCGGAAAGCGCGCCGCAGGGATGAGCCACACCCTGCGCATGGGGGGCGGGCTGGGCGAAGGGCTATTCCTCCACGTCCCCGAGTTGCCGGCTCACCGCGCCGCCGCCGTCTGGCGCGGAGAGCAGGCGGGCCGAATGCGAGAGGCCGTCGCCTACGTCGTCGATGCCACCCGCCGTGACCACCGCGAGACACGATCAGCCAATACCGACGCCGCCCTGCAGTATGCCCTGACGGTGATGATCATCATGCTCGGGCTGATGGGGCTGATGAGCGCACTGATCATCCCGAAGTACATCGAGATCTTCAACGACTTCGAGACCGAGCTGCCCTGGCTCACGCGCGCACTCTTTGAGCAGTCGAGTGTCTTCGCGCCGCTACTGGTCCTGATCGCCTCGGGAGCGCTGCTGGTCATTGTTGGGTGGGCGGTCTTCGGTATCTTTCTGAGCCCGGAAAAAGTATCGGGCGCGCTTCGACGGATCTTCGAGCCGGTGTGGTGGCGCGTCCCGGTGCTGTCGGCTTCGGGGCGGTACCGGGCCTTGGCGGATGCCTGCTTCCTGATCGAGCAGGCCATGCGCGCGGGCCTGCCGCTGCCCGACGCGATCGAGCTCGCCGCGCACCCCGCAGGGAGTGTCGTGCTCGACGCCCGGCTGCGCCGCTTCGCCCGCGGCCTCCGCGATGGCGAACCGCTCCCCGACGCCGCACGCGCCGCGAAGCTCCCCGCCCTGGTCACCGGCATGCTCGGCACGGCCAACGCCGCGCAGCAGCCGGCCGAGACCTTCGCCTACCTCCGCCGCTACTACACCCACCGCGTCAGCCCCGCCGAGATGTTGATCCGGGCTGCGGCCCTGCCCGTCATGACCCTGCTCGCCGCCACCGGCGTCGCGCTCTTCGTCTTCGCCTTGATGCTACCGCTGGTCGCGCTCATGGAAACCGCGATCGAAAACACGGGATACGCAGGATGA
- a CDS encoding PSD1 and planctomycete cytochrome C domain-containing protein, producing the protein MSIIVCIFAAIGLLGWWVFVGRSAPAPGWQDPNPQALVWVADNSDPPILFSRDIRPILSDKCYSCHGPDAEAREADLRLDRNGGGEHDRGLYHVVEPGDPSTSALLIRIDHGNERFVMPPPDSGLALTDTEKSLLRRWIEEGADREEHWAFVSPIKRPIPAVENAEWPRNEIDFFIAARLEVEGLTPLAQADRETLIRRVSLDLTGLPPTLAEIDAFINDESPDAYEALVDRLLASQHFGERLALPWLDAARYADTNGFSIDDHRDMWLWRDWVIDAYNRNMPYDQFLIEQIAGDLLPDATVQQQVATGFLRNSMNTHEGGTLPEEYRVIYIADKVDTVSSVFMGLTMRCAQCHDHKYDPISQQAYYEFYAFFDTAHEPGMGAANGNTSPMIRADGLLTDSATYRRDIERRIATLESYKTHPPELVEARTRWETEAIADPGGGLAEAIQTPAPERTAEHWQAINAAFAQTTRLWGRHITTLDREIAVLKLDLEAGQASVMVMREEGPRQTYVLLRGDYDKPDETQPVSAGVPDFLPPLEAEGVAPRLALARWLARPDHPLTARVAVNRYWQMLFGHGLVSTPNDYGSQGAYPTHPELLDWLAMAYIESGWDTKRLIKMILMSATYRQTTYASPAMLLRDPTNRLYARASRFRLSAELIRDGALAVSGQLDTRVGGPSVYPPQPHGLWREVSHFGYGDAFSAQAFYPSDAAGSTRRSMYTFWKRTSPPPSLSVFDAPSREVCVVQRSRTNTPLQALVLLNDPEYFNAARLFGALAIEQGGDTTEARIGFMFRRATARKPTQAELEILLEHHHEVLQRYSQDTEAVQSVSDQGTEHAVWTVIASVILNLDETLSRE; encoded by the coding sequence TTGTCGATCATCGTGTGCATCTTTGCCGCGATCGGCTTGCTGGGGTGGTGGGTGTTTGTTGGACGATCCGCGCCGGCTCCAGGCTGGCAGGACCCGAATCCGCAGGCGCTAGTTTGGGTCGCCGACAACAGCGACCCCCCGATCTTGTTTAGCCGTGACATCCGGCCAATCCTTTCCGACAAGTGCTATTCCTGCCACGGGCCCGATGCGGAGGCGCGGGAGGCCGACTTGCGTCTCGATAGGAACGGAGGCGGTGAACACGACCGTGGTCTCTACCACGTGGTTGAGCCGGGCGACCCTTCGACGAGTGCGCTGCTCATCCGCATCGACCACGGCAACGAGCGGTTCGTAATGCCCCCGCCGGATTCTGGCCTGGCATTGACTGATACCGAGAAGTCGTTGCTTCGTCGATGGATCGAAGAAGGCGCGGATCGTGAAGAGCACTGGGCCTTTGTGTCACCCATCAAGCGGCCGATCCCGGCGGTTGAGAATGCAGAGTGGCCGCGCAACGAGATCGACTTCTTCATCGCCGCCCGCCTGGAAGTGGAAGGGCTCACACCCTTGGCCCAAGCCGACCGCGAGACGCTGATCCGGCGTGTATCGTTGGACCTGACCGGCCTGCCCCCCACACTTGCAGAGATCGACGCGTTCATTAACGATGAGTCGCCCGACGCGTACGAAGCGTTAGTTGATCGCCTGCTGGCATCGCAACACTTCGGCGAGCGGTTGGCGCTGCCTTGGCTTGACGCCGCACGCTACGCCGACACCAACGGCTTTTCGATCGACGACCATCGCGACATGTGGCTGTGGCGTGACTGGGTGATCGATGCGTACAACCGGAACATGCCGTATGACCAATTCCTGATCGAGCAGATCGCCGGCGACCTGCTGCCCGACGCGACGGTTCAGCAGCAGGTCGCGACGGGGTTTCTTCGTAACAGCATGAATACGCATGAGGGCGGCACCCTCCCCGAAGAGTACCGCGTAATCTACATCGCGGACAAAGTAGATACGGTTTCGTCGGTTTTCATGGGCTTGACGATGCGTTGTGCCCAGTGCCACGACCACAAGTACGACCCGATCTCACAGCAGGCGTACTACGAGTTCTATGCGTTTTTCGATACCGCGCATGAGCCGGGGATGGGGGCGGCGAACGGGAATACCTCCCCCATGATTCGTGCCGACGGGCTTCTAACGGATTCGGCGACCTACCGTCGCGACATCGAGCGGCGTATTGCGACGCTGGAGTCGTACAAGACCCACCCGCCGGAACTGGTCGAAGCGCGTACGCGTTGGGAAACGGAAGCGATCGCTGATCCCGGGGGCGGACTGGCGGAGGCGATCCAGACGCCTGCCCCGGAGCGAACCGCCGAGCACTGGCAGGCCATCAACGCGGCATTCGCACAGACGACCCGGTTGTGGGGTCGGCATATCACCACCCTCGATCGCGAGATCGCGGTGCTGAAGCTGGACCTGGAGGCGGGCCAAGCGTCGGTCATGGTGATGCGAGAGGAGGGGCCTCGCCAGACCTATGTCTTGCTGCGTGGTGATTACGACAAGCCCGATGAAACCCAGCCCGTGAGTGCGGGCGTCCCAGACTTCTTGCCGCCCCTGGAGGCCGAAGGGGTGGCGCCGCGCCTGGCACTGGCACGATGGCTTGCTCGGCCGGATCACCCTTTGACCGCAAGGGTGGCGGTGAACCGATACTGGCAGATGCTGTTCGGACACGGCCTGGTCTCGACGCCGAACGACTACGGCTCCCAAGGCGCGTACCCGACGCACCCTGAGCTGCTCGACTGGCTCGCTATGGCGTACATCGAAAGCGGCTGGGACACCAAACGCCTGATCAAGATGATCCTGATGTCCGCAACCTATCGACAGACCACCTATGCATCCCCGGCGATGCTTTTACGTGACCCGACCAATCGGTTGTATGCTCGGGCGTCGAGGTTTCGCCTGTCCGCGGAGTTGATCCGTGACGGCGCATTGGCGGTGTCGGGGCAGTTGGATACGCGCGTCGGGGGCCCGAGCGTCTATCCGCCGCAGCCGCATGGCCTGTGGCGCGAGGTCAGTCACTTCGGTTACGGCGACGCATTCTCGGCGCAGGCGTTTTACCCAAGCGACGCGGCGGGGTCCACCCGACGCAGCATGTACACATTCTGGAAAAGGACGAGCCCACCGCCATCGCTTAGCGTGTTTGATGCGCCGTCACGAGAAGTGTGTGTCGTCCAGCGATCAAGAACGAACACGCCGCTGCAGGCACTGGTGCTGCTGAATGACCCCGAGTACTTCAACGCCGCCCGTTTGTTTGGCGCGCTCGCGATCGAGCAGGGAGGCGACACCACCGAGGCACGCATCGGATTCATGTTCCGCCGCGCCACCGCGCGAAAGCCGACACAGGCGGAACTCGAGATACTGTTGGAGCACCATCACGAAGTCCTGCAGCGATACAGCCAAGACACAGAGGCGGTTCAGTCGGTATCAGATCAGGGTACAGAGCACGCCGTCTGGACCGTCATCGCGTCGGTCATCCTGAACCTTGATGAGACCCTTTCGCGAGAGTAA
- a CDS encoding DUF1501 domain-containing protein → MDPLTEYQRGITRRQLFSQVRNGVGAAALASLLGPAAFAQAPRPEPEAIPSPGSPRLPHFPPKAKRAIYLFQSGGPSHIDLFDYKPNLAERHGAPLPDSVRGTQRVTGMTAGQSEFLVNAPIRPFQRHGDCGRWINSLLPHTAGIVDDIAVLKAVNTEAINHDPGITFINTGSQQIGHASLGSWLSYGLGSENENLPTYMVLISQGTGKNPGQPIFSRLWGSGYLPSRHQGVRLRSGSDPVIHLSNPPGIDPALRRDQLDTLAALNDQHAQATGDPEIETRIAQYEMAYHMQTSVPELTDLSDEPESVFELYGPDSRIPGTYAANCLLARRMIERGVRFVQLFHRGWDQHNALVHDLGNQCRDTDQPSAALVTDLKRRGLLDETLLVWGGEFGRTAYSQGGLNAGRDHHGRCFSMWMAGGGVSPGIEYGETDAFSYNVVEGGVHIRDLNATLLHLMGIDHKRLTYKFQGLAQRLSGVEEAHVVNEVLI, encoded by the coding sequence ATGGACCCGCTGACCGAGTATCAACGCGGCATCACACGGCGACAGCTGTTCAGCCAGGTGCGCAACGGCGTGGGCGCTGCGGCGCTGGCGTCGCTCTTGGGCCCCGCCGCTTTTGCGCAGGCCCCCAGGCCAGAGCCCGAGGCGATACCGAGTCCGGGGAGCCCCCGGCTACCACACTTCCCGCCCAAAGCGAAGCGCGCAATCTATCTCTTCCAGTCCGGCGGCCCCAGCCACATCGACCTCTTCGACTACAAACCCAACCTCGCCGAGCGACACGGTGCGCCGCTGCCCGACTCGGTCAGAGGCACCCAACGTGTTACCGGCATGACCGCGGGGCAGAGCGAGTTTCTGGTCAATGCACCGATCCGTCCGTTTCAACGACATGGCGACTGCGGGCGATGGATCAACAGCCTGCTTCCCCATACCGCAGGCATCGTGGACGACATCGCCGTGCTCAAGGCGGTCAACACCGAGGCGATTAACCACGACCCCGGCATCACCTTCATCAACACAGGCAGCCAGCAGATCGGCCACGCGTCGCTGGGCTCTTGGCTTAGTTACGGCCTGGGCTCGGAAAACGAAAACCTGCCCACTTACATGGTCCTCATCAGCCAGGGCACAGGCAAGAATCCGGGGCAACCGATCTTCTCGCGCCTCTGGGGCAGCGGATACCTGCCCAGTCGGCATCAGGGCGTCCGGCTAAGGTCCGGGAGCGACCCTGTGATACACCTCTCTAATCCCCCGGGTATCGACCCGGCACTGCGCCGTGATCAGTTAGATACGCTCGCCGCGCTCAACGACCAACATGCACAAGCGACGGGCGACCCAGAGATCGAGACACGCATCGCGCAGTATGAGATGGCTTACCACATGCAGACCTCGGTCCCCGAACTCACGGACCTCTCCGATGAGCCCGAGTCGGTCTTCGAATTGTATGGCCCCGACTCACGCATCCCCGGCACCTACGCGGCGAACTGCCTGCTCGCCCGCCGCATGATCGAGCGCGGAGTCCGTTTCGTCCAACTGTTCCACCGCGGGTGGGACCAGCACAACGCACTCGTCCATGACCTGGGCAACCAATGCCGAGACACCGATCAGCCCAGTGCGGCGCTGGTCACGGACTTGAAACGGCGCGGGTTGCTTGATGAAACACTCCTGGTCTGGGGCGGTGAATTCGGCCGAACCGCCTACAGCCAGGGCGGGCTGAATGCCGGCCGCGATCACCACGGCCGATGCTTCTCGATGTGGATGGCGGGTGGCGGTGTGAGTCCCGGGATCGAGTACGGCGAAACCGATGCGTTTAGCTACAACGTCGTGGAAGGGGGCGTGCATATCCGCGACCTCAACGCGACACTCCTTCACCTGATGGGCATTGATCACAAGCGGCTCACCTATAAGTTCCAGGGTCTTGCACAACGACTGTCGGGTGTTGAAGAAGCGCATGTGGTGAATGAGGTCTTGATTTAG